Proteins from one Brevibacillus humidisoli genomic window:
- a CDS encoding L-lactate permease: MSVGILAVLSLLPIAAVALFLIILRWPASKAMPISYLVAVGLALFVWGVPGAKVAAATINGLVVAATLLFIIFGSILLLNTLQESGGLSAIRQGFTRITPDRRIQVIIIAWLFGSFIEGASGFGTPAAVAVPLLVGLGFPAMAAVMAGMIIQSTPVSFGAVGTPILVGIGNGLGTDDTVQSYAASIGFQDWTAFLSMIGTKVALLHAITGTLVPLLVVSFMTRFYGKNKSFGEGLRVWKFALFAALAMTVPYLIVANLLGPEFPSMIGGLIGLAIVVRVAKRGLFLPKQEEYWDFDEKHKWNPEWSGRIEIRDAAGASKEMSTFKAWTPYVLVGLFLVITRLTALPFGSWMKAWTVQFPNIFGTDITASFQPLYLPGTIFILVSVITYFLHNMDGSSYKRAWSNSAKTAWGASTALLFTVPMVQVFINTGGGSASYDQMPIALAEGVAALTGSAWPIFAPFIGGLGAFVAGSNTISNMMFSLFQFGVGERIAVDPTWIVALQAVGGAAGNMICVHNVVAASAVVGLLGKEGIVIRQTLVPFAYYALLSGSLGYSIVWAAEKGLFHIGSLLVLLIVCAVVYLIYKHNRRPWVPVDKRIGS, encoded by the coding sequence ATGAGTGTCGGAATTCTGGCTGTATTGTCACTCCTGCCTATCGCTGCTGTAGCTCTGTTTCTCATTATTTTGCGCTGGCCGGCGAGCAAGGCAATGCCGATTTCGTATCTGGTGGCGGTGGGACTGGCCCTGTTCGTCTGGGGTGTGCCAGGGGCAAAAGTGGCGGCTGCTACGATTAACGGCCTGGTTGTGGCTGCCACACTGTTATTTATCATTTTTGGCTCGATTCTGCTGCTCAATACGCTGCAGGAAAGCGGCGGCCTAAGCGCCATACGGCAGGGGTTCACGAGGATTACACCTGATCGGCGGATTCAGGTGATCATCATTGCCTGGCTGTTCGGATCTTTTATTGAAGGCGCTTCCGGTTTTGGGACCCCAGCCGCCGTAGCGGTGCCACTGCTGGTAGGATTGGGCTTTCCCGCGATGGCTGCGGTGATGGCCGGGATGATCATTCAAAGTACCCCCGTTTCATTTGGTGCTGTCGGCACGCCGATCCTGGTCGGTATCGGCAACGGGCTTGGTACGGATGATACCGTTCAATCGTATGCTGCCAGCATTGGATTTCAGGACTGGACTGCCTTTCTCTCCATGATCGGCACCAAAGTGGCCCTGCTGCATGCGATCACCGGCACGTTGGTGCCATTGTTGGTGGTCTCTTTCATGACGCGGTTTTACGGCAAAAACAAGTCATTCGGTGAGGGACTGCGTGTCTGGAAGTTTGCTCTGTTTGCTGCTTTGGCGATGACCGTTCCCTACCTGATCGTCGCCAATCTGCTTGGACCGGAGTTTCCTTCCATGATCGGCGGGCTGATCGGGCTTGCGATCGTGGTCAGGGTGGCCAAAAGGGGACTCTTCCTGCCGAAACAAGAGGAATATTGGGACTTTGATGAGAAGCACAAGTGGAATCCGGAGTGGAGTGGCCGGATTGAAATCCGGGATGCTGCCGGTGCTTCAAAAGAGATGAGTACCTTCAAGGCATGGACCCCTTATGTACTGGTCGGCCTTTTCTTGGTCATCACTCGTTTGACAGCGCTGCCATTTGGCAGTTGGATGAAAGCCTGGACTGTACAGTTCCCCAACATATTCGGCACGGACATCACTGCCAGCTTTCAACCGCTGTATCTGCCGGGAACCATCTTTATTCTTGTATCTGTGATTACCTATTTCCTCCACAACATGGACGGGTCGTCGTATAAACGAGCCTGGTCCAACTCCGCCAAGACGGCATGGGGGGCCTCGACAGCTCTTCTTTTTACAGTGCCGATGGTCCAGGTGTTTATCAACACAGGCGGTGGGTCTGCCAGCTATGACCAGATGCCGATTGCACTTGCTGAGGGAGTCGCTGCATTGACCGGTTCGGCCTGGCCGATCTTTGCCCCATTCATCGGCGGGCTTGGGGCGTTCGTAGCCGGTTCCAACACGATCAGCAACATGATGTTCTCGCTGTTCCAGTTCGGAGTGGGGGAACGGATCGCCGTCGATCCTACCTGGATCGTCGCCTTGCAGGCGGTTGGCGGTGCTGCCGGGAACATGATCTGTGTCCACAATGTAGTCGCTGCTTCTGCAGTGGTTGGTTTGTTAGGAAAAGAAGGAATTGTCATACGTCAGACCCTGGTTCCGTTTGCCTACTATGCCCTGCTCTCCGGTTCGCTTGGTTATTCTATCGTCTGGGCAGCAGAGAAAGGACTGTTTCACATCGGTTCGCTATTGGTTCTGTTGATCGTCTGTGCGGTTGTCTACCTCATCTACAAACACAACCGTCGTCCATGGGTCCCAGTCGATAAGCGGATTGGATCGTAA
- the aceB gene encoding malate synthase A, whose product MSTDQLSFPSGVTVASSLSPSFREILTPEALTFVTKLSRSFAERRDELLANRAARQQQIDAGVLPDFLPETADIRNGDWTVAPIPDDLQDRRVEITGPAGDRKMVINALNSGAKVFMADFEDANSPTWENTIQGQINVRDAVNRTIRYVSPEGKEYALHDQIATLIVRPRGWHLEEKHVLIDGKPVSASIFDFALYFFHNTNELIKKGSGPYFYLPKMESHLEARLWNDIFVMAQNELGIPQGTIKATVLIETILATFEIDEILYELREHIAGMNCGRWDYIFSYIKKLRNQPDVILPDRSQVTMTVPFMRAYTLHTIKTCHKRNALAIGGMAAQIPVKNNPAANQEALDKVRADKEREARDGHDGTWVAHPALVPVARDVFDQLMPTPNQVERKRDDVNVTAAELLAVPEGTITEAGLRNNISVGVQYIEAWLNGSGAVPIFHLMEDAATAEISRAQVWQWIRHPKGLLDDGRKVTEELVRQLLDEELAKIKDTVGKARYQQGKYEVATSLFTTLSFADEFVEFLTLPGYNYLN is encoded by the coding sequence ATGAGTACTGATCAGTTGTCCTTTCCTTCTGGGGTGACCGTCGCTAGTTCGCTGAGCCCCTCTTTTCGCGAAATCCTCACACCAGAAGCGCTCACATTTGTCACCAAGCTTTCCCGCTCTTTTGCAGAGCGACGTGACGAGCTCTTGGCCAACCGGGCAGCCCGTCAGCAACAAATCGACGCCGGTGTCTTACCCGATTTTCTCCCTGAAACGGCAGACATCCGCAACGGCGACTGGACTGTAGCACCCATTCCCGACGATCTGCAAGATCGGCGAGTGGAGATCACCGGCCCTGCCGGCGACCGCAAGATGGTTATCAATGCGCTCAACTCTGGTGCAAAGGTATTCATGGCCGATTTTGAGGATGCCAACTCCCCTACCTGGGAAAACACCATTCAGGGGCAGATCAATGTGCGGGACGCCGTGAATCGAACGATCCGCTACGTCAGCCCGGAGGGAAAGGAGTATGCCCTCCACGATCAGATCGCTACCTTGATCGTGCGTCCACGCGGATGGCACCTGGAAGAGAAACACGTGCTGATCGACGGGAAACCGGTCTCCGCCAGCATATTTGACTTTGCTCTCTACTTTTTCCACAACACGAATGAACTGATTAAAAAAGGATCTGGGCCCTATTTTTATCTGCCCAAAATGGAAAGCCATCTGGAAGCACGCCTCTGGAACGACATCTTCGTGATGGCGCAAAACGAGCTGGGTATCCCCCAGGGGACGATTAAAGCAACGGTCCTGATCGAGACCATTCTCGCCACATTTGAAATCGACGAGATCCTCTACGAACTGCGCGAGCATATCGCCGGAATGAACTGCGGCCGGTGGGACTACATCTTCAGCTATATCAAAAAATTGCGCAATCAACCTGACGTAATTCTCCCCGATCGTTCGCAGGTTACGATGACGGTTCCCTTTATGCGAGCGTACACGCTGCATACGATCAAGACTTGCCACAAACGAAATGCTCTTGCCATTGGCGGGATGGCAGCGCAAATCCCGGTGAAAAACAATCCGGCAGCCAATCAAGAGGCACTGGACAAAGTGAGAGCGGACAAAGAACGGGAAGCGCGTGACGGGCACGACGGGACATGGGTGGCCCACCCTGCTCTCGTCCCGGTAGCACGAGACGTGTTTGATCAGCTTATGCCGACGCCCAATCAAGTAGAACGGAAGCGCGATGACGTCAACGTGACCGCCGCTGAGCTGCTCGCTGTCCCGGAAGGCACGATAACCGAAGCGGGTCTGCGCAACAACATCAGTGTCGGTGTCCAGTACATCGAGGCCTGGCTGAACGGCTCCGGCGCCGTCCCGATCTTTCATCTGATGGAGGACGCCGCGACGGCGGAGATCTCCCGCGCCCAGGTCTGGCAGTGGATACGCCATCCAAAAGGCTTACTTGACGATGGCCGAAAGGTGACAGAAGAACTGGTCCGACAACTGTTGGACGAAGAACTGGCCAAGATCAAGGATACGGTGGGAAAAGCCCGTTATCAACAAGGAAAATACGAAGTCGCCACCTCCTTGTTCACCACCCTCTCATTTGCTGACGAGTTCGTCGAATTCCTTACCCTACCTGGGTACAACTATCTGAATTGA
- a CDS encoding 2-hydroxyglutaryl-CoA dehydratase → MSTIKEAADGQRIEQSPKEAELARFQAEQELALGLQQEKRAQWFDPVPRQFFAKDKETTTILFGGLTMAHDYLVEGALAGLGYKVRHLDCPDNDSLRFGKEFGNRGQCNPTYFTVGNLIKYLHHLRDVEGKSKEEIVGNYLFITSGSCGPCRFGTYVTEYRKALRDAGFDGFRVLLFQQQSGLKQATGDESALKLDTSFFLSFLKAVLLGDILNAAAYRIRPYEVVAGSTDAVMERCKKMLYETLKQGKSLLPTLLTCRKELSTIQVDRTLVKPKVSILGEFWAMTTEGDGNYQLQRFLEKEGAEVEVQSLTAWILYLIWEGRYDTKKRMKLRGEDGGRYGLEGKNPVTRLRMLWLADRVLRIMFQTYAKAIGLKDYHLPDMDEIAGVAHDHYNNHLRGGEGHMEVGKLILNVVKRKVNMTISVKPFGCMPSSGVSDGVQSLITEKYPDAIFLPIETTGDGAINVYSRVQMTLFKAKQAAQKEFEEAMAAKRLTLEQLKQYRHRAEVSHPLRTSRHVAACTAANAIYGIRRMFSPLSFSRDKQSMQEV, encoded by the coding sequence ATGTCAACGATCAAAGAAGCGGCCGACGGGCAAAGAATCGAACAGTCTCCGAAGGAGGCTGAACTGGCTCGGTTCCAGGCTGAACAAGAGCTGGCTTTGGGATTGCAGCAGGAAAAAAGAGCGCAGTGGTTTGATCCGGTTCCGCGCCAGTTTTTTGCCAAGGATAAGGAGACGACCACGATCTTGTTTGGCGGATTGACGATGGCGCACGATTACCTGGTGGAAGGGGCACTAGCCGGACTTGGCTACAAGGTACGCCACCTCGATTGTCCGGACAACGATTCGCTGCGATTTGGCAAAGAATTTGGCAACCGTGGTCAGTGCAACCCGACCTATTTCACCGTGGGCAACCTGATCAAATACCTGCATCACTTGCGGGATGTTGAAGGGAAATCGAAAGAGGAAATCGTCGGCAACTACCTGTTCATCACCAGCGGTTCCTGTGGTCCCTGCCGCTTTGGCACTTATGTGACCGAATACCGTAAAGCATTGCGCGATGCAGGTTTTGACGGGTTCCGCGTGCTGTTGTTCCAGCAGCAGAGCGGATTAAAACAGGCCACTGGAGACGAATCTGCGTTAAAGTTGGACACCTCGTTCTTCCTCAGCTTTTTAAAAGCGGTACTGCTGGGGGATATTCTCAACGCCGCTGCTTACCGTATTCGCCCTTACGAAGTGGTAGCGGGATCCACCGATGCCGTGATGGAGCGCTGTAAAAAGATGCTGTACGAAACACTAAAACAGGGCAAGTCACTGCTCCCTACTTTGCTCACATGTCGTAAGGAATTAAGCACGATCCAGGTTGATCGGACGCTGGTCAAGCCAAAAGTGAGCATTCTCGGCGAGTTTTGGGCGATGACCACAGAGGGGGACGGAAACTATCAACTGCAGCGTTTTCTGGAAAAGGAAGGGGCCGAAGTAGAAGTACAGTCCCTTACAGCGTGGATCTTGTACCTGATCTGGGAAGGGCGCTACGACACCAAGAAACGAATGAAGCTGCGTGGAGAGGACGGCGGGCGCTACGGATTGGAAGGGAAAAACCCGGTCACCCGTCTGCGGATGCTGTGGCTGGCTGACCGCGTACTGCGCATTATGTTCCAGACCTACGCAAAGGCGATTGGCCTAAAGGACTACCATCTGCCTGATATGGACGAGATCGCAGGCGTAGCCCATGATCACTACAACAACCATCTGCGTGGCGGCGAGGGACATATGGAAGTAGGCAAGCTGATCCTCAATGTGGTCAAGCGGAAAGTAAATATGACGATTTCCGTCAAGCCTTTCGGCTGCATGCCGTCTTCTGGCGTCTCTGATGGGGTGCAGTCCCTGATTACCGAAAAATACCCGGATGCCATCTTCCTGCCGATTGAAACAACGGGTGACGGGGCGATCAATGTATACAGCAGGGTGCAGATGACCTTGTTTAAGGCTAAACAGGCTGCACAGAAGGAGTTTGAGGAGGCGATGGCAGCGAAAAGGCTAACGTTGGAACAGCTGAAGCAGTACAGGCACAGAGCCGAAGTTTCTCATCCCCTTCGCACAAGCCGGCATGTAGCGGCCTGTACAGCAGCAAATGCCATATACGGCATCAGACGAATGTTCTCTCCGCTGTCCTTCTCGCGTGACAAGCAAAGCATGCAGGAGGTATAG
- a CDS encoding BadF/BadG/BcrA/BcrD ATPase family protein, translating to MESGEKSFDSLIIGIDVGSTTVKATVVNPANNEILWSDYQRHHTKQAEKVLEFLITIGNQFASVPQNRIRVFVTGSGAGPIAEHIGAKFVQEVNAVTMAVERLHPDVGSVIELGGQDAKIIIFKTNQETGDKQALTSMNDKCASGTGATIDKCMIKVGMPIEEVGRLHFDDSKLHHVAAKCGVFAETDIVNLVKSGIPSAEIMCSLADAIVMQNLSVLTRGNTLRHRVLLLGGPNTYLPFLQECWRKRIPESWEERGYAYPKDIPLEELIFVPENSQYYAAYGAVMYGMHEPADVGIYTGLEGLKNFIAHGRKAKLGEKAGPPLVDNVAELDKFRQTYSIPKFTPAEFKPGQKVKAVIGLDGGSTSSKAVLVDESGTILLKEYQLSKGNPLEDTREMLKRIRDKVTGAGAELEIIGFGATGYAADVLEKTLQADVNIVETVAHMMSAVHQFGDVDVICDIGGQDIKVLFLKNRDIRNFRLSNQCSAGNGMLLQAMADQFGIPIQEYAYTAFKADLSPKFSYGCAVFLDADRVNFQKEGYSKEELLAGLAMVLPKNVWQYVVQIPRMAELGRKFVLQGGTQYNLAAVKAQVDYIKERVPDAEVYVHPHPGEAGAIGAAMETLRVVKRRGYSTFLGLDAAIYLNYVTRNDESTRCNFCPNHCSRTFIDSKTPDGQVARYISGFSCEKGTVEDKEAVVELTKKRQALKKHYPNLVEYEAQRMYQHFYDPEPMPEGDAPVEDFKVKRALFGLGGMRKTAYRRSFQRSSKEAAERRSQLRIGIPRVLNIWSTAPFWRTYFETLGIDKRNIVFSDFTSEEMWQEGGKYGSIDPCYPSKVAQAHIHNLLFKHHERKALNYIFFPCITHIPTHLQNVVDSASCPIVAGAPNVIKAAFTKEVNFFETRGVTYLDPAVTFTELHMMKQQLYQAFQDELEITEDESDFAVEQAWQAMNLFDAEMQERGKVILEQVEEENRIAILMIGRPYHSDPGLNHGVLEEFQVLGYPILSMRSIPKDEAWLRRFFRDDLENGRVEYALDVTDVWPENFSSNSVQKVWAAKFAARHPNVAVLDLSSFKCGHDAPTYGLIDSIISTAGTPYSALHDIDANKPSGSIKIRVKTYAHSLGLHEERLEDLARKKAELQRLIEEKRMELFGRSTAETRADETNQPQAEMEKNRASSQ from the coding sequence ATGGAAAGTGGTGAAAAGAGCTTCGATTCTTTGATTATCGGCATTGACGTGGGTTCGACGACTGTCAAAGCCACCGTTGTCAATCCAGCAAACAATGAAATCCTTTGGTCCGACTATCAGCGTCACCACACCAAGCAGGCCGAGAAGGTGCTGGAGTTTTTGATTACTATCGGCAATCAGTTCGCCAGTGTTCCGCAAAACCGGATCCGCGTGTTTGTGACCGGTTCCGGAGCTGGACCGATAGCCGAGCATATTGGAGCAAAATTTGTACAAGAGGTAAATGCGGTCACGATGGCGGTTGAGCGGCTGCATCCGGATGTGGGGAGCGTCATTGAACTAGGTGGGCAGGACGCCAAGATCATCATCTTCAAGACTAATCAAGAAACCGGCGACAAACAGGCACTCACTTCCATGAACGATAAGTGTGCGTCCGGTACAGGAGCCACGATTGACAAATGCATGATCAAGGTGGGCATGCCGATCGAAGAGGTAGGACGGCTCCATTTTGACGATTCGAAACTGCACCATGTAGCGGCGAAATGCGGCGTGTTTGCGGAGACGGACATCGTCAACCTGGTCAAAAGCGGCATTCCTTCAGCCGAGATCATGTGTTCGCTCGCAGATGCGATCGTCATGCAAAACCTGTCGGTTCTCACTAGGGGCAACACGCTCCGGCATCGCGTCCTTCTGCTGGGTGGCCCCAATACATACCTACCTTTTCTCCAGGAATGCTGGCGCAAGCGAATTCCTGAATCATGGGAGGAACGGGGATACGCATATCCCAAAGACATACCGCTGGAAGAACTGATCTTCGTGCCGGAAAACTCCCAGTACTATGCGGCTTACGGAGCGGTGATGTACGGGATGCACGAACCAGCCGATGTAGGGATCTACACCGGTCTGGAGGGTTTGAAAAATTTTATTGCTCACGGTCGAAAGGCAAAGTTGGGTGAGAAGGCCGGTCCTCCTCTGGTTGACAATGTGGCCGAACTGGACAAATTCCGACAGACCTACAGCATCCCGAAATTTACACCTGCAGAGTTTAAACCGGGCCAAAAAGTGAAAGCAGTGATTGGTCTCGATGGTGGTTCCACCTCTTCCAAGGCTGTGCTGGTGGATGAAAGCGGTACCATTCTGCTGAAAGAATACCAACTGTCCAAAGGAAACCCCCTCGAAGACACTAGGGAAATGCTGAAGCGAATCCGCGACAAGGTGACAGGAGCGGGAGCGGAATTGGAGATCATCGGCTTCGGGGCTACCGGATATGCCGCTGATGTTTTGGAGAAGACCCTGCAGGCGGATGTGAACATTGTAGAAACCGTCGCCCATATGATGAGTGCCGTCCACCAGTTTGGCGACGTCGATGTGATCTGTGATATCGGCGGTCAGGACATTAAGGTACTCTTCCTAAAAAATAGAGACATCCGCAACTTCCGGCTGTCCAACCAATGTTCGGCCGGGAACGGCATGCTCCTGCAGGCGATGGCCGACCAGTTTGGCATTCCGATTCAAGAATATGCATACACAGCGTTCAAAGCAGATCTCTCTCCCAAGTTTTCCTACGGGTGTGCAGTCTTTCTCGATGCAGATCGGGTCAACTTCCAAAAAGAGGGCTATAGCAAAGAAGAGCTGCTGGCCGGACTTGCTATGGTTCTGCCGAAAAATGTATGGCAGTACGTGGTACAAATCCCGCGGATGGCTGAGCTAGGACGCAAGTTTGTTCTGCAGGGCGGGACGCAGTACAATCTCGCGGCCGTCAAGGCGCAGGTCGACTATATCAAGGAGCGTGTTCCTGATGCAGAGGTCTACGTCCATCCTCATCCGGGTGAGGCTGGAGCGATCGGCGCTGCAATGGAGACACTGCGAGTAGTCAAACGCAGAGGGTACTCCACGTTTTTAGGGTTGGATGCGGCGATCTACTTAAACTACGTCACCCGCAACGATGAATCGACCCGCTGCAACTTTTGTCCCAACCACTGCAGCCGGACGTTTATCGACTCCAAGACGCCCGATGGTCAGGTGGCACGCTACATCTCCGGTTTTAGCTGTGAAAAAGGAACCGTTGAAGACAAGGAAGCGGTTGTTGAACTGACCAAGAAGCGGCAGGCGCTGAAAAAACACTATCCCAACCTGGTCGAATACGAGGCTCAGCGGATGTACCAACATTTCTACGATCCGGAGCCAATGCCTGAGGGAGATGCGCCTGTCGAGGATTTCAAAGTGAAACGCGCTTTGTTCGGGTTGGGCGGGATGCGAAAAACGGCCTACCGTCGCAGTTTTCAGCGCTCCTCCAAGGAAGCGGCAGAACGGCGAAGTCAGCTGCGGATCGGTATTCCGCGCGTGCTCAACATCTGGTCAACAGCACCCTTCTGGCGTACCTACTTTGAGACACTCGGCATCGACAAACGCAACATCGTGTTCAGCGACTTCACCAGTGAAGAGATGTGGCAGGAAGGGGGCAAGTACGGATCGATCGATCCTTGTTATCCGTCCAAAGTGGCACAGGCCCACATCCATAACTTGCTCTTCAAGCACCACGAGCGAAAGGCGCTTAACTACATCTTCTTTCCCTGTATCACCCATATCCCAACACACCTGCAAAACGTGGTGGATTCGGCCAGCTGTCCGATCGTAGCCGGAGCACCCAACGTGATCAAGGCCGCTTTTACGAAAGAGGTAAACTTTTTTGAGACGAGAGGAGTAACCTACCTCGATCCGGCGGTCACCTTCACGGAACTGCACATGATGAAGCAACAGTTGTATCAAGCATTCCAAGACGAGTTGGAAATCACAGAAGATGAGAGTGATTTCGCGGTGGAGCAGGCCTGGCAAGCGATGAACCTGTTTGACGCGGAGATGCAGGAGCGAGGAAAAGTGATTCTGGAACAGGTAGAGGAAGAAAATCGCATCGCGATCCTGATGATTGGACGACCCTATCATTCCGATCCCGGACTGAACCACGGAGTGCTAGAGGAGTTCCAGGTATTGGGCTACCCGATTCTCTCGATGCGTTCCATCCCCAAGGACGAAGCCTGGCTACGCCGCTTCTTCCGCGACGATCTGGAGAACGGACGTGTGGAATACGCTTTGGATGTGACTGATGTTTGGCCGGAGAACTTCAGTTCCAACAGTGTGCAAAAGGTGTGGGCGGCCAAGTTTGCAGCCCGTCACCCCAATGTGGCGGTATTGGACTTGTCCAGCTTCAAGTGTGGACACGATGCTCCTACGTATGGGCTGATCGACTCGATCATCTCCACAGCGGGGACACCGTACTCCGCCCTACATGATATAGATGCAAACAAGCCGAGCGGGTCGATCAAGATCCGGGTTAAAACCTATGCCCATAGCTTGGGGCTGCACGAAGAACGCTTGGAGGATCTGGCCCGTAAAAAAGCGGAGCTGCAGCGGCTTATCGAGGAAAAGAGAATGGAACTGTTTGGGCGATCGACAGCGGAAACACGGGCCGATGAGACGAACCAACCGCAAGCGGAAATGGAAAAAAATCGAGCATCTTCTCAGTAA
- a CDS encoding glycerophosphodiester phosphodiesterase: MRNQCMAHRGWSGAAPENTLAAIGMALDHPGVDAIEIDVQLTRDGVPVVIHDFTLERTTTGSGLVMQHTYEELRQLDAGSWFDPKYAAQRIPSLEEVLVVSRGKKRLNIELKQAANRYRGLEEKVVSLIRRRGMQEQVVVTSFDHLSVQKVKQLAPELTVGPIIHGLPVLLRNQVAELGAGIVSLAYPYLSAELAEEVVSWGVELIAWTIDHPDHMRMVAQWHEAIQICTNYPDRWFQVAGIEDSA; encoded by the coding sequence ATGAGAAATCAATGCATGGCCCACCGCGGATGGTCAGGTGCCGCACCGGAAAATACACTGGCTGCCATCGGCATGGCCTTAGACCATCCGGGTGTAGACGCAATCGAGATCGATGTGCAGCTGACAAGAGATGGCGTTCCGGTGGTGATCCACGACTTTACACTGGAGAGGACGACAACCGGCTCCGGTCTGGTAATGCAGCACACGTATGAAGAACTGCGCCAGCTGGATGCAGGAAGTTGGTTCGATCCCAAATACGCTGCGCAACGGATTCCCTCTTTGGAGGAGGTGCTGGTCGTCTCCCGCGGCAAGAAACGCCTTAATATCGAATTGAAACAAGCTGCTAACCGCTACCGTGGATTGGAGGAAAAGGTGGTCTCGTTGATCCGCCGGCGCGGCATGCAGGAACAAGTGGTGGTCACCTCATTTGACCACCTGAGTGTGCAGAAAGTGAAGCAGCTGGCTCCTGAGTTGACAGTTGGCCCGATTATCCACGGGCTGCCGGTGCTGCTCCGTAATCAGGTGGCTGAGCTGGGAGCAGGCATCGTATCGCTTGCCTACCCGTATCTGTCGGCTGAGCTGGCGGAAGAGGTGGTGTCCTGGGGAGTGGAATTGATCGCCTGGACGATCGATCACCCGGATCATATGCGGATGGTAGCGCAATGGCACGAAGCGATCCAGATTTGCACAAACTACCCTGACCGCTGGTTTCAAGTTGCTGGTATCGAAGACTCCGCATGA
- a CDS encoding ABC transporter substrate-binding protein codes for MYKRQSWIAVVLAAVTVIAGCGSQQTQTTANSGSQTTTASTDSKGPIEVDFWYSLGGKNGEVIETLVKQFNSEQNEVKIKAAYQGDYYENHAKVMSAIAAGNQPDLTMVEIGSIAAFAENGALEPLESYVNGSDGVELNDYIPGLMGNSYWKDTLYAIPFNRSTPLLYINRDMLKQADLPIEGPKTWDELRTFSKASSGGEGEKQTWGFSTPIDIWFYEALVFENGGNILSEDGKTVMFNQPKGIEPIRFWKEMIDEGIMKMPPGEKYNAWDVAKSDFINQKVAMIFTSTGDLNGLLEQAKFDVGTAFLPAKESYGVPTGGANLVVLAKSSAEEKAAAWKFIKWLTSPENTATFSKNTGYMPVRQSALSSEEMKKLYAEKPQFQVAVNQLEYAKPRPKAPGYKELQEIIMTEIQRAILGQASPEEALETAAEKAQKLLK; via the coding sequence ATGTATAAGAGACAATCCTGGATCGCCGTTGTACTGGCAGCCGTTACCGTGATCGCCGGCTGCGGCAGTCAGCAGACACAGACTACGGCTAACAGCGGTTCGCAGACAACGACTGCTTCTACGGATAGCAAGGGACCGATTGAGGTGGATTTCTGGTATTCACTCGGCGGGAAAAACGGAGAAGTGATTGAAACGCTGGTGAAACAGTTTAACAGCGAGCAGAACGAAGTGAAGATCAAGGCAGCTTATCAAGGGGACTATTACGAAAATCATGCAAAAGTGATGTCAGCGATCGCTGCTGGCAACCAACCCGATCTGACGATGGTAGAGATCGGTTCTATCGCCGCCTTTGCCGAAAACGGCGCACTAGAGCCGCTGGAATCCTATGTGAACGGCAGCGATGGCGTTGAGTTGAACGATTACATTCCCGGATTGATGGGCAACTCGTATTGGAAAGATACGTTGTATGCTATCCCTTTTAATCGTTCTACGCCACTACTCTACATCAATCGGGATATGCTAAAACAGGCCGATCTGCCGATTGAGGGACCGAAAACCTGGGATGAACTTCGTACGTTTTCCAAGGCGTCGAGCGGTGGAGAGGGAGAGAAGCAGACGTGGGGCTTCTCCACACCGATCGACATCTGGTTCTATGAGGCGCTGGTGTTCGAGAATGGCGGCAACATCCTCAGCGAAGATGGAAAAACCGTGATGTTTAACCAGCCTAAGGGGATCGAGCCGATCCGTTTCTGGAAAGAGATGATTGACGAGGGCATCATGAAGATGCCGCCGGGTGAGAAGTACAACGCCTGGGATGTGGCCAAGAGTGACTTTATCAACCAGAAAGTAGCGATGATCTTTACCTCGACAGGCGACTTGAACGGTCTGCTCGAACAGGCCAAGTTCGATGTTGGTACTGCCTTTTTGCCGGCAAAAGAAAGCTACGGAGTGCCGACTGGCGGAGCCAACCTGGTGGTTTTGGCCAAGTCCAGTGCAGAAGAAAAAGCGGCTGCCTGGAAATTTATCAAGTGGCTCACCAGTCCGGAGAATACGGCAACTTTTAGTAAAAACACCGGATATATGCCGGTTCGGCAGTCTGCGCTGAGCAGCGAAGAGATGAAAAAGCTGTACGCCGAAAAACCACAGTTCCAAGTAGCCGTCAACCAGTTGGAATATGCGAAACCACGTCCGAAGGCACCAGGGTACAAGGAACTGCAGGAGATTATCATGACAGAGATTCAACGTGCCATTCTAGGTCAGGCGTCACCGGAGGAAGCACTGGAAACAGCTGCCGAAAAAGCGCAAAAACTGCTAAAATAA